DNA sequence from the Acidobacteriota bacterium genome:
GGCGCGGCGGGACTTCTCTTTCAGCCGTCTTTCCTGAGCCGCCTTGCTGATGCGGGTCTTCTTGCGCGGCTTGCGCTTCTTGAGGGCGGCGGCCATGAGATTGGCGAAGCGGACGAGGGCGGCCTGACGGTTGGCGTGCTGGCTGCGGTGCTCTTGACTCTCGATCAGCAGCAGGCCTTCCTTGCTGATGCGGTTGCCCAGCCGGTGACGGATGCGCTTGCGCTGGGCATCGCTCAGAGACGAGGAGGCTTCAACGTCGAAGGACAGGGTCATCTTAGTGCTGACCTTGTTGACGTTTTGGCCCCCCGGCCCCCCGCTTCGAGAGGCCTTGAAGCTGATCTCGCTTTCGGGGATGCTCAGATTGGAGTTGATCTCGATCATGGCCTGAACCCGCTGAAAAGGAAATTCCTCTAAAATCTCTAATGATGTGTATCAAGGTCCTAGGTTGCGTCCCCCTGCTCTCATTGCTGCTGACTCCGGCGCCCGCATGGGTGCAGCCCCACAAGGCCACCATACCGCAAGGAACCGAGCTCTTCGTCCGCCTGGGGCGGGAGTTGGACAGCAGCAAACTGAGGGCGGAGGAGCGCTTTTACGGCGAAGTGACGGTTCCC
Encoded proteins:
- the arfB gene encoding alternative ribosome rescue aminoacyl-tRNA hydrolase ArfB — protein: MIEINSNLSIPESEISFKASRSGGPGGQNVNKVSTKMTLSFDVEASSSLSDAQRKRIRHRLGNRISKEGLLLIESQEHRSQHANRQAALVRFANLMAAALKKRKPRKKTRISKAAQERRLKEKSRRAEIKKLRQNPNP